ATATGCAGTCAGCTGAATATCTCCAATGTTGCCAGCAGAGGGTGTATTACACCTTTTGATTATTGTTCATTTCCTtgaagaaaatgcaaacaagccttcaattttaactttttgttgtttcaaacCTTATAATAAAGTTTGTATAATAGCTATTGCTCTTCATTGTTACAAactacaacattttaaaataattttttacatAGAGAAACTTTTAACCATTGAATGTGCCTACACAGCATAGGATGAAGTGCTTGGGAGGTCCTGATTTTGCACATTGACTACAAAGACTCTactaaaatgtctaaaaatatgTTCAAAATTATTTCCAATAGATGCAAATTGActacaaaatgaccacaaatgtATTCCCACTGAGcacaaaatactaaaaacatCTACAAAGAGGctcaaaatgaatgcaaatgtatctatctttgacttttatttgtttgtttaagcaGGTATTGCTCTGTACCCTGGTAAAGCTCAGCTTCTGAGCTGCAAACATCACTATCATGACTACATCCCACCTTTAGTGGACCCAGGCAAGCCTCAGGAAGGAGACTGTGAGATCGATGAAGTGACCTACTTTGGGCCGTTTACCAATAAAACAGAGGTCAgatataaacatgtttatttggtGGTTTCACAGAAACGAATTAGTATAATTTTTTAATGGACTGTATTGTTTGAAATACAGATTATGCTGACTCTCAAACTTTCTGTCATAGAAAAGAGCGCTGGTGGTCCGTGGCCCATCTGATGTTAGAAGCAAAGAGTTGATCTTCATGCAGTTCAATCAGAATGAAACAGAAGAGGACTTCAGTGCTATTACTTACATGCTTTTTGCCAAGTTCAGTGACTATACTGACAGGTAATTGCTACTACATGATCCTgtgatttgtaaaataaaagaaaaaagctatTGACTTAGACTGATATTAGCCAGGTTTGTAGTTAGAGGTGCCGTATATCTTTCATGATAACCTAGAAATCTAAACAAGTCACTTTACTACATTAGGTTTCATTAATTCAGACGTCGTCTCTCTTCTCCTTGTTTTCCTATCTCCTCCTGTACTGTAACACTGcaggtacacaaacacagtcagaaaagagagagagagatggagataTCAGATTAGATGTATACACAGATTTCCAATAACTAGGTTTctaaagtgcatgtaaactctGTTCCCTGATTACTTGAGAAAGTTGCTCTTTGGCTAAGAAGAATAGAAAATGACCTTCATTTTGTTTGCACTATACAGTATTCTTTCAGACTTGCTCtaagtgtttcctgttttgtgacACTGTAGTTGGAATAAATCACAGTTTATGAGGGATTGTGAGAGCAATTACTCCACGTGGACTTTCTCTGGAGGATTCAGAACCTGGGTCAAGATGTCTTTAGTGAGGACATCTGGGAAAAGCAATGAAGCTGTCGAGTTTCGCCAAGAGGTATTTATATCCAACCTTTGTACACATAATTTCATACATGATGAAATTTGAttttaacaacataattaaTGTTGAATCTTCCAGTCAGCTGTGGTGAAATTCAATGACAAAAGGCCTGAATCTGAGAAAAGCAACGAGCTGTTCTTTGCTGTCTTTGAATGGCGAGATCCTTTTATTCAGGAAATCAGACTGGTAAGTTCCCCCAGATGTTTTGTCCTCATTAGATGTGACCTGTGAACATCAGATTGTAACGCATGTTTTCTTACAGATTGTGACTGCTAATCCCTGGAACTCTGTAGCCATCCTCTGCGGCGTCTTCATGGCTCTTTTCAAAGCTGCTAATTTTGCCAAACTCACTGTTAAGTGGATTATAAAGATGCGCAAGAGGCATTTGAGGAATAAAGcaagaaaactgaaacaaatcaCATGAGACACAGTAGAAATGTGTGTACAACCTAATCTGAGCTAAAAGATCCAGATTATTTTTGGAGTGGATTCAAATAATCCAAACTGAACTTTTAAACGATTGTATGACTTTTAcctatttgttttataaatggTATTGCCTCAGTTAATATAAAGATAAATTGTTCCCTAAAATGGCCAACTTAACAGAAACTCAAAGACTTTTTAATCGTTGCATTTTGAAAGTTTTGTACGCACATAAGGCTGAAAGTTTGTGAGTTTAAGTTCAACGAAAGTTTGCTGGATTTTGTTTTGAGTCTTGtgtcaatatatttttaaagggaATATTGTAGCTGTTTATTCGTGTGTCTCACTTATTTCAAAGCATTGCTGAACAAGATCTTGTTTAAGTCAAAAAACATTATCATCTAAACTAAACAGAGTGGGATTAGAAACTACTTTTCTTTCATCATAGTgatctgctgtttatttttctctgtgtccaaatactgctgtttttattagatttgagtgtattttattataaaaaatctATTGCTGTTGTTAAAATTTACTTGAAtgcatgcatttattttatttttgtcccaAATGTGATCTCATCAGCCCTCTTTTCAGagattttggaaaataaaagtatattttttaCGCCTGAATTTCATCATTTGTGGTGAAGAACCATCACGGTCTGATTGTGGAATTTACTCACAGTGAAGCTGCCACATGTGACAAAGTGTAGGTAGACAAATAATGTTGTACTCACAAGTACATTTAATCAAATCCCATACCTTGTGCTTTAATCGAGTAATTCTAGtaaccttttcttttctaaacGTTGTCATTAGTACTTATTTtagtataaacacacaaatgaattaaatatcTATGTGcagtaatttaacattttggtccttttaccatttaccatttactccTTCATTCTTGTTTTTGACAAatctttattgttatttacagaAAGATACTGACAAAGTTACAacagtatttacatattatACACATAAAGGAAACGATTTGATATActtacatatacacacaacacacttgCATATAGCCAAATATATAATCTACATAAATAACATGTATATattacacatacagacatatgTCCAAAtgacatttctgcagaaatctaaactGTCCAGGCCTTGTTCAGTTTAATGCATGCACAGACTCAAGAGATAATAACTTATTTCCTTATTGAgccttaatttaatttattaaatcatCTGAATCTTGTTTTACTGATTAATTATTCTGCATTTTATCATAGTTTATATTGTCATGCAGCTTCAAAAATGGCGCATGCTCAGTCGCGTTTAAAATCTCAGCCAATCATGTGCGAGCAGCAGCGCAGTTAAATTTGCATGAAGCACATATAAATACACCATCCCCTGCCGGAAACATCCACCCGCTGTGGAACAACCAGAAATCCGAACATGCCCGATCCAGTGAAGGCCCCGAAGAAAGGCTCCAAGAAAGCCGTGTCGAAGAGCGTCACCAAGAGcggcaagaagaagaagaggaccCGGAAGGAGAGCTACGCCATTTACGTGTACAAGGTCCTGAAGCAGGTCCACCCCGACACCGGCATCTCCTCCAAGGCCATGCAGATCATGAACTCCTTTGTTGGAGACATCTTCGAGCGCATCGCCGGGGAGGCCTCCCGCCTGGCGCACTACAACAAGCGCTCCACCATCACCTCCAGGGAGATCCAGACCGCGGTCCGCCTCCTGCTGCCCGGTGAGCTGGCCAAACACGCCGTGTCCGAGGGAACCAAGGCCGTGACCAAGTACACCAGCTCCAAGTAAACTGGTCCAGCGCCTGAAGTCAAACCCAAAGGCTCTTTTAAGAGCCACCCACTTCCTGAGGAGGGCACATGTTTCCCTGCTGCTTTATTATTGTTCTGCGGTTAATggaggtttttgttttcatacaacAGGAAATGTGGTTTGTCACGTCCAGTGAGAACTGAcagtagatttcttttcttctgcactGTAGAAATACAAGTGTGAACATTTATCGACTGTACTTTACTGCTGTAAACTCCAACAGTTAAATTAAACAAGATTAAACTGTTCCTGAGATGATTTCCATGAAATGTAAAGTTTGTTTCAGCCACTGACAAATAACTAAATCAATGTTAAGGTTTGATTGTGATGTGCCTTATTAAATTATCTGTAATGTTAGAtacatataattaaatatagaaCTCTAAAGATgagaatttgttttatttaaacatttacaggGTTTTTGATAAGataactgttttatttgttcattataTACCTCAGTGATAAATGCACATATATGTTGGGAAGGTTGTGATAGTAGACAGAACATTTGAACTCTAATAGTCTTAGATTTTTataaatttaattcatttttatttttatagcaccaaatgacaacagaagtcatctctaCCCACtatacagtgtttaaggtttaagactgtTCAGAatataattgtaaaaaaaatatacagaaaacccaacaatccaatctgagcaagctttaggcaacaatggagaggaaaaactttttTTGGAGGAAGAAACCCCCAGCAGAACCcggctcagggtgggcggccatctgcctcagcGGCTTGGGGCGAGTGGAAAGAGGACAACAGCAAGTGTGATCTGATAAACACTGCACTGTTAAATATCTACTCTGTCCAGAATTAGtgattaataaaatacacaaacacaaacgtaAACAGTACCATGACAACTTGTTCAGAAGTGTGTACTGAACATGTTTCTACATGAACACTGGGTTAGTCTTAgtctttaatgtttaattatggGTTCTGTATTAGCAGTGTCTCTAATAATGCAACTTTTGTaaaagttttaatgtttaaatttaactATACAAATAAGTACATGAATATAACAAGAAATGAGATTTGGCCTCATGTGAAACAGCTGAAAGGGATTTTCATTAGGCCGCATGTTCTTTGTCATATTAATAGAGTCTTAGGatgttccatgttttttttatataaagctCTCAtgtcctttcttttctttactgcagctgttctAAGCTGATTTTAATCCTACATGTTctaaaaaagctgttttaagtAAATCATACCTCTAATAAAGTCATTTATCAAGTAGCAGAGTCACAGTGTTGTGTCATTAGTTGCACATAGAGCCACTGTTTTCATTGGACTTCATGAATGTGTTGATGAACTGACTgcagaaattattaaatgttatacACACCATGTTTCCTCTGCTGCAGAAAAGTctcacagtttatttatattacaaGTTTTCATCTGTCCTGATGTCGTGCGTGGCTGAACTGCGCCACAAGCCTCGGCCATCACCAGTGTGTTTGCTGCGACTAGAAAACCTTCAATTTATGACAAAATGACAATCGATAGAAGTCTGGTTTTACTTTGGGCGCATGAACAAACATGTGAACTAGTGTTGAAAGTGATTTAGTTGGAGTTGTGTTGgatttcaaatcatttttagaCAGAAATGAGTGAGAAAAGCCGCTGATCAGTGCTGGAATCGACGGTGATTTTGTGAGGTTTGGAGGCTCCACAAACTAAATACAGGAGGCATCCGAGCTCTGGTTGACTTTAATATGAAGAGAAAAGTGTCTGCTATCGATTCgtctctttttttaactttaacacttGTCCCACGGGGATTTTTAGGTGTTTTATCggtgcagagaaaacacaagtgtCCCGGTGTTCGCGCTGCACGGAGCAGCTCCGGGCTGACTGAGTCTCCACGGTTCTCATGGTGTGTTTAAGTGCAGCCTCCTGATCCGAGATTTCATCATCTGACTCTCGTCGCACCGTGAGGAAGAAACTCCCTGAGACAGACATGGCAGAAGTCGcaccagctgcagctccagcgGCCGCTCCGGCCAAAGCCGCCAAGAAGAAGGCCACCAAGCCCAAGAAGACCGGGCCCAGCGTCGGCGAGCTGATCGTCAAAGCCGTGACCGCCTCGAAGGAGCGGCTGGGCATGTCCACCTCCGCCCTCAAGAAGGCTCTGGCTGCTGACGGCTACGACGTGGAGAAGAACAAGGCTCGCGTCAAGACCGCCATCAAGACCCTGGTGCAAAAGGGCACTCTGGTCCAGACCAAGGGCGTCGGAGCTTCCGGCTCCTTCAAGATCAACAAGAAGGCTGAGCCGAAGCCCAAGAAGCCGGTGAAGAAGCCCGCTGCAGCCAAGCCCAAGAAGCCCGCTGCCAAGAAACCGGCAGCCGCCAAGAAGCCCAAGGCGGCGGCGGCCAAGAAACCCGCGGCCGCCAAGAAGTCCCCCAAGAAGGTCAAGAAGCCGGCGCCGGCCAAGAAGGCAGCAAAGAGCCCCAAGAAGGCCACCAAGAGCCCGAAGAAGGTGGTGAAGAAGGCCCCCGCTGCCAAGAAGGCCCCCGCAAAGAAGGCAGCCAAGCCCAAAGCCAAGAAGGCAGCACCCAAGAAGAAGTGAGCTGTGATCAGTGTGAACCCGTAACAAAGGCTCTTTTAAGAGCCACCCACATGAAAACTAGAGAGAGGAGTCCgttaaaaacaaagtgtttatttaaacagtgaaacagtgtaGCTTAATGTAGGAGAAACGGTAACAAGACAACCGCAACACTTAATAACAATATAACATTATAATATGTTTcacttattaataataataatataacattataatatatttcacttattaataataataataatataacatatgtttcacttattaataataataataatataacattataatatgtttcacttattaataataataataataatataacattataatatgtttcacttattaataataataataatatactatactaaaaaatacaataatacacttatttattaaacaatacAATAAAGTGGAACAAACAAGTCACAGAAACGGGAAACATCACAATATAAAGATGAACTAGTTTGATTGACTGATTTATTCTATTTTGGACATATTTCATAATATTGGAGCCAGATTCCAACAATAAACCACATTAACATAAGAAACTAGTTATTATCGAACCAGTCCATCATCTTTTAACTCGTTCACCAGTGGCTCATTCTCAGATTAACGCGGGTTTTACACAACAAACCTCCGTTAACTTTCTCTGAAGTGAATCTTTGAATTGAGGCGGATCATTTGAAAATCGTTTTCTCCAATAAGCTGCAGAGATTCAGGCGGGGAGTCGCGGGGACTCCCTCCCCCTCCACACGGAGCAGAGCTCCAGGAGGAGCCGCTCACCAATCAGCAGCGGTGGGTGTCACCTTTCCCACAGTTTAAGAGCAGCTCCCTCCAGCGCTTCACGACACTTCTCTCCTGTTtagaagaagacgaagaaatGGCCCGAACCAAGCAGACCGCGCGTAAATCCACCGGAGGTAAAGCTCCCAGGAAGCAGCTGGCCACCAAGGCTGCGCGTAAGAGCGCCCCGGCCACCGGCGGAGTGAAGAAGCCCCACCGTTACAGGCCCGGTACCGTGGCTCTGAGAGAGATCCGTCGGTACCAGAAGTCCACTGAGCTGCTGATCCGCAAGCTGCCCTTCCAGCGCCTGGTCAGGGAGATCGCTCAGGACTTCAAGACCGACCTGCGCTTCCAGAGCTCGGCCGTCATGGCTCTGCAGGAGGCCAGCGAGGCTTACCTGGTGGGGCTCTTCGAGGACACCAACCTGTGCGCCATCCACGCCAAGAGGGTCACCATCATGCCCAAAGACATCCAGCTGGCCCGTCGCATCCGTGGGGAGAGGGCTTAAACATTCAGCTCCTTTAACGACCACAAAGGCTCTTTTAAGAGCCACACACTTTACTAAAGAGCACCGTCCATTAGATTCACCAGAAAAACACTCAACAAGCGCAGTGCGGGTTAATAAGTGACCTTTATCTGCTGTTTCTGGTTATTATGGGCCTGAAGTCTACATCAGCACATGAAGTGAAATGTTGAAGCACTTGATTCAGAAAATAGTTTAGAGACATTTGAAGAAAAGGgctttaaatgaaatgtgacaATGGTCTTTATTTATAAGACACTTCTGTTGAGCTGACTTCATGTGTGAAGTAAACTTGTGTGGACAGTGtctattcttattttatttttatatttttgctttatGGAATATCCTCTGGGCACCAACCGTGTCTTAAAGGAAGGGCAAAGCTGGAACCACTGAGACTGGCTGAGAATCCATATAAATCACCAGGGTGTCATCTAGTGAAAAAAGCATAACCTGTTACTTCAACAAACAATAATTGTAGATATTGTTATATCCAAGCCAGTAGAAGCCAAGtattaaataaatcacacatgaaaacaccTTGTCTAGACACGACTGAGGTCCCAGATTGTGCAGCAGTAGGTCTAAATGTCTTAGCATTAATGAGGTGTTTACAAAATGCCAGATGTTGATTTTAAAGGTTCACTAAATTGTTCTGCGCAACATCAAAATGCtaagttcttttcattttccaaatgaatCTCTGCTAATAATCTCTTTTTGTCTGTATCTCCCTGAAAACCCACAAAATCCAACCATTTCGATTTAGAATACTGGACAGGTCATAATTCGAGGTTATATGATTGGGACATTATggtgctgtttattttatatttatatattatatgtatattttacatttatatataatatatagtttatatttatatttatcagtTCTAAGATATTTTTTCAGCTTCACTCGACTCATGTTCTTCATCATGTAAAGTGCCTAGAAATGAATCAGATTCCCTCAGATTTTAATTATTAAGATTATTTAATTGATctataaaagacattttattttaagtgtttattaAGTAACGTTCCCTTTAAGCTGGCAGTCCTGAAGCCCCGCCTCCTGTCTTCTCTCACGTCCGCAGCTCCTCTATAAATCCAGCCGCTCTTCAGAGGAGGTTTCTGTTCGTCTTTGTTCGACTCAACAAGAACTAATCACCATGAGTGGAAGAGGGAAAGGCGGGAAGGGGCTCGGGAAAGGAGGCGCCAAGCGGCACCGGAAAGTTCTCCGTGATAACATCCAGGGAATCACCAAACCCGCCATCCGCCGTCTGGCTCGTCGCGGCGGAGTCAAGCGGATCTCCGGTCTCATCTACGAGGAGACCCGCGGGGTGCTCAAGGTCTTCCTGGAGAACGTCATCCGTGACGCCGTCACCTACACCGAGCACGCCAAGAGGAAGACCGTCACCGCCATGGACGTGGTCTACGCCCTCAAGAGACAGGGACGCACCCTGTACGGCTTCGGAGGTTAAACCTCGTCCACAGCTGCTCCGAAAACACAACGGCTCTTTTAAGAGCCACCACTTCACCTAAAGACCTGCTTCACTTCTGACTCTCACCACGTTCAACTAACTGCTGCAGCCGaaaactataaatattaaatataatatataatgagaCAATCAATCAAATCACTGTAGTGAAACATCACTGCACCTTTCATTGGGCTTCAAACTGTAACTTTGTTGCATTGACTGCGTTAATAGATTATATTTATTATCTCAACTACAAACTATTAACCACTGTGTGTTTAGTAAATTATGTTCAGATTGGTGTTTTTCAACATAGATATGATACAAATGCATCATTCTTTCTTTTATGATCCTGTCTTTAGTCTTTGTGCCTAAATTATGTGAACCTGTGTCTTTAGTAACTACTTCTGCACATTGCTTTGGGATGTTGGGTACattatttgcaaatatttaaataaaggatttacgattcaaacaaacaaatatttatccAAGAGGGAAGTTGCCACTTGTTTtctacacagacagaaaagaactATAACCCTTGAGGCACCTTTAAAATTAACCTACAAgtgttcatatatatatatatatatatatatatatatatatatatatatatataaatattttttttttcacttttaccaCATCacatctcttcaacagcttcagacctatccatataaaaaaaggtttttttatgctttttatatgctttttaaatttttgttccctttttgttattttctgtcaagaggttttttttgtcatgtgtgtctgtgtgttgcatGTTGATGCATAAACCACAGATCCCTGTGAGGTGAATTTAGCATTCATGCACTCCCCATTTGGTGCAATGGTTCCCCTTCTGCACCGTGGGCCCAACACACACTGCTTCGGCTTTCTGGAGGTCCCTGGCTGTAGCTCCtactcctcttctttctccacatgaCCATGGTCCTGGACCTGGGCTTGTCGGAccagtctgtctgcagacagtgcTCTGGGCAAATGCCTCCTCCTTGCCACGGCTGGGGCGATGAGAACACTGTCAACCTGctctaagaagagatgccagctGCTCCACATACTGCTGCTCCAGCATGGGTCCGCAGAAGTGAGCAGGACACAGGCATTATAAGATGACATGTCCATCATGTCATATTCCTGTATTTACTTGGAACCTACACGCATATGAGGTCTGCATGCAGGCAGACAACATCTTCAACCCATATTTTCTAGGTTTGGAGGGCATATACTCTCAAATGCAGTCTCGGGGTGCTGATCCTGACAATGCAAAGTGTAAGTCTTATCCTGGGGTCAAGATGGGaggggggggagaaaaagaaagaatggtAGGGGCTCTTCAAGTGTGGCAGACCACAGGATTACCCCAGTTTTTGATCACTATTGAGATATTgccactttctcttcctcctccgccGAGTTGCAGGTCCTCTACTTGCCTAGCAGTAATTCCACCTCTCATCCCTCTTGGCTCTCGGGTGACTTTTCCCTCCTGGTAAttgctcctcactctcctcagaGGACTTCAAGTCTGCAGCAGGGGCCTCATCTAGTTTCATACTTCCTCTGATGGCTGTCTTCAGGACAAATGACCAGACAGACAAGGCTCCAAATGGTTGTGTTTACCACACATCCAATAGGACGGACGAGGCGCCCTCttggtaaagaaacaacaaagccCAATTGGCCTTTGACGACactaactcacacacacacaaaatgtattctcaatcactttcactctgttttataaACAGAGCCTATTGGGCCTATGACTTCACATACGCACACACTaactctctcaaacacacactactCTTTTACATCAGTCCCACGCACCCTCAACCTCAAAAACATCCCTAACCAAGACTATTTTTGTGCTGCTCAGATTTCTTATTGCCGTGCATTTTGGTAAGGTAAGAGAACCAGGCCTCGGGGTCATGACCCCCTCAAACATTTTTTCCCTGTACTTTGAAGGTAGAGGCTTAGATTTATTTGGTATTTACgagaaaataattataataggtcagaattacagtatatcaaaaatatgttgttataATGGGAGTCAATGGGACCAAAACGGGGTAAGGAGTCTACGCATCGTGCATATCTCCTGTCCTATAGACTTTTCAATGGaggaaattttaaaatgtagaataaaagaaacatcCTGGGTAAATTTTATACACATATCATTTGAATTGACCGAGatactgaaaaatgaaaaacagaaatcagcaGAATGAACACGTTTGGTGCCGTCCTGAAGCCCCGCCTCCTGTCTTCTCTCACGTCCGCAGCTCCTCTATAAATCCAGCCGCTCTTCAGAGGAGGTTTCTGTTCGTCTTTGTTCGACTCAACAAGAACTAATCACCATGAGTGGAAGAGGGAAAGGCGGGAAGGGGCTCGGGAAAGGAGGCGCCAAGCGGCACCGGAAAGTTCTCCGTGATAACATCCAGGGAATCACCAAACCCGCCATCCGCCGTCTGGCTCGTCGCGGCGGAGTCAAGCGGATCTCCGGTCTCATCTACGAGGAGACCCGCGGGGTGCTCAAGGTCTTCCTGGAGAACGTCATCCGTGACGCCGTCACCTACACCGAGCACGCCAAGAGGAAGACCGTCACCGCCATGGACGTGGTCTACGCCCTCAAGAGACAGGGACGCACCCTCTACGGCTTCGGAGGTTAAACCTCGTCCACAGCTGCTCCGAAAACACAACGGCTCTTTTAAGAGCCACCACTTCACCTAAAGACCTGCTTCACTTCTGACTCTCACCAAGTTCAACTAACTCAAGCTTTTAAtccatgttttaatgttttatattcgGATCAGCTGAGGTttcttcacatatttttctttttcttctcactttctgcatttattcaaaTTCTGCCTTTCAGGAACTAATAACTTAATTAGCTCCAGATGTGTGTGTCAAAGTCAAAATGCTGCAAAGTGTGattaaaaatggtaaaaactaattttactAACTTTCACTTACACATCTCAATACCTCCATTAATGGACAGAAAGTCAATTAGCTGACAAATGTGCAAACAAAGCCACGGCACCGTGTGGTAAAATATAAAGAACTGAGCAGAAACTGATAAGAATCTGCAGAAGTAGTGGGAAAAATGAAGAATGGATAAAACTGGTGTGATGACAATATTATGcagaaacaagagagaaaagacgATAAtaccatcttcttcttctctttcggcttttcccatcaggggtcgccacagcgaatcatccttttccacctcactctatcatgaacatcttctaccctaacactagccaacctcatgtcctctgttaagacatccatatatctcctccttggtcgtcctcttgtcctcctgcctggcagctccatctccaacatccttctaccaatatactcactatccctcctctgaacatg
The Anabas testudineus chromosome 22, fAnaTes1.2, whole genome shotgun sequence DNA segment above includes these coding regions:
- the LOC113147778 gene encoding histone H2B 1/2-like translates to MPDPVKAPKKGSKKAVSKSVTKSGKKKKRTRKESYAIYVYKVLKQVHPDTGISSKAMQIMNSFVGDIFERIAGEASRLAHYNKRSTITSREIQTAVRLLLPGELAKHAVSEGTKAVTKYTSSK
- the LOC113148393 gene encoding histone H3; this encodes MARTKQTARKSTGGKAPRKQLATKAARKSAPATGGVKKPHRYRPGTVALREIRRYQKSTELLIRKLPFQRLVREIAQDFKTDLRFQSSAVMALQEASEAYLVGLFEDTNLCAIHAKRVTIMPKDIQLARRIRGERA
- the pacc1 gene encoding proton-activated chloride channel — its product is MSSKENFRSYQEFNDDDDDDEGNSPDFDDVAAEECEEPSGSISQEDDIRDSSPSMRFSKTCLKSFFTVVLIFIYLLLTAVAVFLAYQTISDFLDKLNHPVMSVTYKEVDSFSPPGIALYPGKAQLLSCKHHYHDYIPPLVDPGKPQEGDCEIDEVTYFGPFTNKTEKRALVVRGPSDVRSKELIFMQFNQNETEEDFSAITYMLFAKFSDYTDSWNKSQFMRDCESNYSTWTFSGGFRTWVKMSLVRTSGKSNEAVEFRQESAVVKFNDKRPESEKSNELFFAVFEWRDPFIQEIRLIVTANPWNSVAILCGVFMALFKAANFAKLTVKWIIKMRKRHLRNKARKLKQIT
- the LOC113148392 gene encoding histone H1-like — translated: MAEVAPAAAPAAAPAKAAKKKATKPKKTGPSVGELIVKAVTASKERLGMSTSALKKALAADGYDVEKNKARVKTAIKTLVQKGTLVQTKGVGASGSFKINKKAEPKPKKPVKKPAAAKPKKPAAKKPAAAKKPKAAAAKKPAAAKKSPKKVKKPAPAKKAAKSPKKATKSPKKVVKKAPAAKKAPAKKAAKPKAKKAAPKKNSSINPAALQRRFLFVFVRLNKN
- the LOC113148394 gene encoding histone H4, with the protein product MSGRGKGGKGLGKGGAKRHRKVLRDNIQGITKPAIRRLARRGGVKRISGLIYEETRGVLKVFLENVIRDAVTYTEHAKRKTVTAMDVVYALKRQGRTLYGFGG